The Solibacillus sp. FSL R7-0668 genome includes the window TAATGAGCCAAGCCTTTAAGCGTTGTTCCTGTAAGGCGTGTAGCTCTTGTGCCGTCATTTCTTCTATTTCTTGGTAGGTCGCGTTTTGAATGAAGTAAACCATCTTTCCTTCAATCGCTGCAATCGTCCCTGATTTTGATGAGGATGCGCCATGTATTGTTTTTGGCACTTGAAAATGGTCTCTAGCTATTTCTAATTCCGGCTCAAAATTTGCTTTTAAATAATCATTCGCTAAGCTTTCTGTATAGTACAGTACAAAGTCCTTTAGTAATTTCGGATTTTCTTCAAGCAACTTATTATTTAGCTGTTGGGCATAGATCGTATTTTCAATTAAAATTGGCTTCACATACTGCTCATACTGCTTTTCTGTAAGCTCTGATAGACTAAAAAATTCATTATAAATAGGTGTATTTTCCTCATTAAAAGCTTGTATAATTAACTGCTCCTGTGCCTCGTATTGTTCCTCCGTATACGTTAGCTTTTTCGATTTAGCATATTGCTGGAGGGCAATCGTATTTTGAAAACGCTCAAAAACGGCTTCATTTAAGGAATCTTGATCATCTTCTTTTACATCATAAAAGCCTGACATGAGCTCTGCCGATTTGTAGTACTCAAACAAGTGTTCATTATTAAACAAATCGTTCGCCTGCTGTTGCTCTGTTTTATTCGGCAAAAGCCATAGCATAAAGCCCATGATGCACAGGGCCATCACCATTACGGGGGCTACAAGTAAATTGCGCTTCGGTTTGTCGTTCTTCATTTGTAATCTTTGTTTTACAGTATGCTTACTATCCGCTAAATCCCCAGCCACTTCGATAAGTTCTTTTTTGAAATCAGTCATGATTGAGCACCTCCCAATCTCCTTCTAATACAGGACGCAATTGTTCACGGGCTCGCCTTAGTCTTGTTTTCACCGTATTTTCATTTACCTGTAACACCTGTGCGACTTGTAAAATCGACATTTCCTCAAAATAATATAAAATGATGGGCTCACGGTATTTTAATGAGAGCTTCAAAATCGCCGCACCAATTTTCGAACGCTCTTCCTGTTGTACGAGATGATCTTGGTCTGTCGTCTTCATCCACCATTTTGTTTCGAATTGTAGCTTTTTATAAGCCCAGCTCTTTAAATAATCTTTGGATTTATTGATAGTCAGGAGGGATAAATAGCTTTTTAGCTGCCCGCGTTCCTCATAATTGGCCTCCATAAATTTAAGAAATACATCCTGCACGATGTCCTCTGCTGCATGACGATTTTTCGTATAAAAGTAAGCGATGCGTAGTAAATGCGTGCTATATTCATCCACGATGCGCTCCAATTGATCATTCATCTACAGTCCCGCCCCCTTTCTCATATTGTAAACGATTGCCAGTTGCTTCACGTTTCAAAAAACGAAAAAAGCTATACGATTTATTTTCGCATAGCTCATCGATTAATTATTTAGTTCATAATGCTTGCCTTTAACAAGGTAGAATAAATGCTCGGCAATATTTGTCGCATGATCTGCTGAACGCTCGATACAGCGACAGATGAAGGATAAATTATTTACTTGCGCCACATGCTCATTTGAGATAGAAAGCTTCATTAAGTTGCTAATCGTATTGCCCGTTAAATCATCAACTTCATCATCTAGCTGCGCAATTTCCTTCGCTTTTGTTGTGTTTTCTTCAATGAAGGCTTCTACAATTTGACGCAGCATGGAAATCGTTTTATGGAACATTTCTTCAATTGGCTCAATGCTTGTAATAAAGGGCTGTTTGCCAATACGAATCGTCTCTTTCGCAATATTTACTGCGTAATCGCCAATGCGCTCCATATCAGCAGCTGCTTTTATAATGACAATTAATCGACGTAAATCCGTTGCAACGGGCTGCTGCTTGGCAATTAACAAAATTACACGATCATTAATCATTTCTTCTAAACGATTAATTTTACTATCTTGTTTAATCACTTGTAACGCCAAATCAATATCTTGTTTTGTTAAGGATTCAAAAGACAATTGGAATGCGCCAATACTCGTATCGCAAAGCTCCATTAAATCTTGCTGAACCGCCATTAAATCATGTTCAAATCGTTCGCGTATCATATTCGACATCCTTTAACGCTCCTTATCCAAATCGTCCTGAAATATAATCTTCTGTTCGTTGATCCGATGGTGTTGAGAAAATGACATCGGTTTTGTCAAATTCCACAACCTCGCCATTTAAGAAAAAGGCTGTTTTATCTGAAATACGTGCGGCTTGTTGCATATTATGCGTAACAATCACAATGGAGTACTGTTCTTTCATTTCCTGCACAAGCTCCTCTACCTTTAACGTGGAGATTGGGTCTAGGGCACTCGTTGGTTCATCCATTAAAATAACATCTGGTTCAATGGCTAAACAGCGTGCGATACAAATACGTTGCTGCTGACCACCTGACAAGCCGTATGCATTTTGGTTTAAGCGATCCTTCACTTCATCCCAAATCGCTGCACCGCGCAAGGATTTTTCAACAATCTCATCTAAAATCTTCTTATTTTTAATACCATGAATTCTTGGACCATAGGCAATATTGTCATAAATGGATTTCGGAAATGGATTTGGCTTTTGGAACACCATCCCTACTTTTGTACGGAGTTCTTCTACTTCATAGCCTGCGCCAAAAATATTGCGCCCACGGTAGTTCACTTCACCAGCCGTACGCACGATTGGCACAAGCTCCACCATACGATTTAACGCTTTAATATATGTCGATTTCCCACAACCTGAAGGACCGATAATCGCCGTTACTTCATTTTCCTTCATATCTAAATTAATATCCTTTAACGCATGGTGCTCACCATACCATAAATTAAAATCACTCGACTGCATTACGATTGCTTTATTATCAGGTGTTACAATTTGCGGGATTGCCTCAATTTGCTTTGATAAAACTTGAACCATATTGTTCACTCCTAGTATCGTTTTTGGAACTTATTACGAATGAAAATCGCAATGGAGTTCATCGTTAATAACACAAGCATCAATACAATAATGCCAGCCGAAGCTACATATTGGAACGCTTCTTGTGGTCGTTTTGCCCAGTCAAAAATTTGCATTGGCAACGCTGTAAATGTATC containing:
- a CDS encoding sigma-70 family RNA polymerase sigma factor, which produces MNDQLERIVDEYSTHLLRIAYFYTKNRHAAEDIVQDVFLKFMEANYEERGQLKSYLSLLTINKSKDYLKSWAYKKLQFETKWWMKTTDQDHLVQQEERSKIGAAILKLSLKYREPIILYYFEEMSILQVAQVLQVNENTVKTRLRRAREQLRPVLEGDWEVLNHD
- the phoU gene encoding phosphate signaling complex protein PhoU, which gives rise to MIRERFEHDLMAVQQDLMELCDTSIGAFQLSFESLTKQDIDLALQVIKQDSKINRLEEMINDRVILLIAKQQPVATDLRRLIVIIKAAADMERIGDYAVNIAKETIRIGKQPFITSIEPIEEMFHKTISMLRQIVEAFIEENTTKAKEIAQLDDEVDDLTGNTISNLMKLSISNEHVAQVNNLSFICRCIERSADHATNIAEHLFYLVKGKHYELNN
- the pstB gene encoding phosphate ABC transporter ATP-binding protein PstB, with the translated sequence MVQVLSKQIEAIPQIVTPDNKAIVMQSSDFNLWYGEHHALKDINLDMKENEVTAIIGPSGCGKSTYIKALNRMVELVPIVRTAGEVNYRGRNIFGAGYEVEELRTKVGMVFQKPNPFPKSIYDNIAYGPRIHGIKNKKILDEIVEKSLRGAAIWDEVKDRLNQNAYGLSGGQQQRICIARCLAIEPDVILMDEPTSALDPISTLKVEELVQEMKEQYSIVIVTHNMQQAARISDKTAFFLNGEVVEFDKTDVIFSTPSDQRTEDYISGRFG